One genomic segment of Strix aluco isolate bStrAlu1 chromosome 9, bStrAlu1.hap1, whole genome shotgun sequence includes these proteins:
- the LOC141927111 gene encoding uncharacterized protein LOC141927111 isoform X2: MPHSCRLVVYALLGLGSLLVGGLPLPCPPTCQCYDTSKVFCSEERMREIPTGLPGNVTQLFFVETALSSIRRGALGSSTTLTKLVFLNNNIQELEAGAFRELPSLAELEVSGNPLAAVSPEVLVGLPSLSKLSLGANAIHSLQPELFTTTYHLQDLRLPGNKIEALPPNIFHPLQRLQTLDLSQNLLTELPDGLLAPLAALHLLKLSDNLLAQVCPGAFKALGRLAELHLDGNRLEELPSGAFAGLGGLRRLQLQHNALVSLAPDIFTSLPNLTVLSLEGNRLATLPAALFTSTPHLLYLSLARNQLETLPQQLFSNLSALQTLVLSHNAMGYLPAGVFQGLAGLVTLQLSHNNFSSLPAGLLAGLPLLTTLALVHNRLARLPPGLFDANEELAHVLLANNPWACDCGLAYLLGWLQTFAEPLIHAQASCASPAALQGRSLLEVPQGQLECPGAPGVPPEEGWDGEPGENAPGQCTYSNAEGTVSMACDAMSCQQLSLRFPPPTPPGQALGPGLVYQDAWVLRSRCGTLQVSVLVRAQNGDETTSPGPPAVP, from the exons ATGCCACACTCG TGCAGGCTGGTGGTCTATgcactgctggggctggggtcCCTGCTGGTgggggggctgcccctgccctgccctcccaccTGCCAGTGCTATGACACCTCCAAAGTCTTCTGCTCGGAGGAGAGGATGCGGGAGATCCCGACAGGCCTGCCAGGGAATGTCACCCAGCTCTTCTTCGTGGAGACGGCCCTGAGCAGCATCCGCAGAGGAGCCCTGGGCTCTAGCACCACCCTCACCAAGCTGGTCTTCCTCAACAACAACATCCAAGAGCTGGAGGCTGGCGCCTTTCGGGAGCTGCCCAGCCTCGCTGAGCTGGAGGTGTCGGGCAACCCCTTGGCAGCAGTCAGCCCagaggtgctggtggggctgccCAGCCTCAGCAAGCTCTCTCTGGGTGCCAATGCCATCCACTCCCTGCAGCCAGAGCTCTTCACCACCACCTACCATCTGCAGGACCTGCGCTTGCCAGGGAACAAGATTGAGGCGCTTCCTCCCAACATCTTCCACCCTCTCCAGCGCCTCCAGACCCTGGACCTCTCACAGAACCTCCTGACTGAGCTGCCGGACGGGCTGCTGGCTCCCCTTGCTGCCCTCCACCTACTCAAGCTCAGTGACAATCTGCTGGCACAGGTGTGCCCCGGTGCTTTCAAGGCTCTGGGCCGGCTGGCCGAGCTCCACTTGGATGGTAACCGGCTGGAGGAGCTGCCGTCCGGTGCCTTTGCCGGactgggggggctgcggcggctgcagctgcagcacaatGCCCTGGTCAGCCTGGCCCCTGACATCTTCACCAGTCTCCCCAACCTCACTGTTCTCAGCCTGGAGGGTAACCGCCTGGccaccctgcctgctgccctctTCACCAGCACCCCTCACCTGCTCTACCTCTCGCTGGCTCGCAACCAGCTGGAGACGCTGCCCCAGCAGCTCTTCTCCAATCTGTCGGCACTGCAGACCCTGGTGCTCTCGCACAACGCCATGGGCTACCTCCCCGCTGGGGTTTTccaggggctggcggggctggtgACGCTGCAGCTGAGCCACAACAACTTCTCCAGCCTGCCGGCTGGGCTGCTGGCCGGGCTGCCCCTCCTCACCACCCTGGCGCTGGTCCACAACCGCCTGGCCCGCCTGCCCCCAGGGCTCTTTGATGCCAATGAGGAGCTGGCGCACGTGTTGCTGGCCAACAACCCCTGGGCCTGCGACTGTGGCCTTGCCTATCTCCTGGGCTGGCTCCAGACCTTTGCTGAGCCCCTCATCCATGCACAAGCCTCCTGTGCCAGCCCGGCTGCTCTCCAGGGACGGTCCCTGCTGGAGGTCCCCCAGGGGCAGCTGGAGTGCCCGGGAGCTCCTGGTGTTCCCCCAGAGGAGGGCTGGGATGGGGAGCCGGGGGAGAATGCTCCGGGGCAGTGCACCTACAGCAACGCTGAGGGCACTGTAAGCATGGCCTGTGATGCCATGAGCTGCCAGCAGCTCAGCCTTCGCTTCCCTCCTCCTACTCCTCCCGGGCAGGCATTGGGGCCAGGGTTGGTGTACCAGGATGCCTGGGTGCTGCGCTCCCGCTGTGGCACACTGCAGGTCAGCGTCCTTGTCAGAGCACAGAACGGGGATGAGACCACATCACCAGGTCCCCCCGCTGTGCCCTAG
- the LOC141927111 gene encoding uncharacterized protein LOC141927111 isoform X1 has product MYHHFLFLFFLSFHPHKCQDQIPGEDPYEMPKYYQEVYRGTKNDVKEIPKIAKPFISEMIFVQTSITAIRKGAFTYMPNLIKILFIGNKIKTVEPGAFDNLDKLRDLDISGALLEELAVGTFQNLPSLQRLELRDSHLRHIPKGLFDGLENLGELSLHINAIPSLPEGVFDSLVNLTFLDLSRNRITTLPGDAFSKLRQLQVLRLYENELQDLPEGLLDSQQGLLELSLQRNRLRELPPMLLRSLPHLETLLLDNNLIKLLPPQGFFGLNKLKLLTLGSNHITELSCCLFDVMPHLRELDLGRNSLATLPDGIFANLTSLGKLILSHNQLAALPRGAFTGLSKLLDLQLDTNQLSALDDEVFASLPDLKTLNLRKNQLVSVPRGLLDPLKKLSSVYLSGNPWRCDCNLCYLHSWILGNREKVKLPTQVSCKSPPHLSGQAVTSLRDDQLICPATLPLSVSFTPSLPVTSTSSQGLSTLLSPGALPTAAPTTLSLAAFPIMALPTMLSPVATSATLPTMPKEVFFTTPSPAMPSKAFITTPSSAVLPKVFIITPSSTVLPKSSITTPSSTMMPKASITTPSSAVLLKASINTPSTTVLPKASTAIPSSTNVPKPSITTPSSTMMPKASITTPSSAVLLKASITTPPPTVLPEASINTPSPNVLPKASIATPSSAVLPKASITTPLPAVPQEAFSLCPAAAFISLQPPGATSPEPALSTLASATTLVPTSPLAASTREVPPALLVPTERPATIPRGTPSISFVSAPPKALWPPPRAAVPGMVPLASHSPSHHAPMPDREQDHATTWGLSTVGAQPAPSPANTILLPTPPVPPLPDHTSPWSVPPSLAPSSHRAWGFALRSSPWHCRVSLALGLAALALQAGCMLLWGRLALLLHRATRRRGSPVPPVRPLTLQALAAPGPPEQAQALL; this is encoded by the coding sequence ATGTACcatcatttccttttccttttcttcctctccttccatccCCATAAATGCCAAGATCAAATCCCGGGTGAAGATCCATATGAAATGCCCAAATACTACCAGGAGGTCTACAGAGGGACAAAAAATGATGTCAAAGAGATCCCAAAGATTGCAAAGCCCTTCATTTCTGAGATGATCTTTGTACAAACCAGCATCACTGCTATAAGGAAAGGTGCCTTCACGTACATGCCCAACCTGATCAAGATTTTGTTTATTGGCAACAAGATCAAGACAGTTGAACCTGGAGCCTTTGATAATTTGGACAAGCTGAGGGACTTGGACATCTCTGGTGCCTTGTTAGAAGAACTAGCTGTGGGCACTTTCCAAAACCTCCCAAGCTTGCAGAGGCTGGAGCTGAGAGACAGCCACCTCAGACACATCCCCAAAGGTCTGTTTGATGGGCTGGAAAATTTGGGAGAGCTCTCCCTGCACATCAATGCaatcccttctcttccagaagGCGTTTTTGATTCTCTTGTCAATCTAACATTTCTGGACCTGTCTAGAAACAGGATCACAACTCTTCCTGGGGATGCCTTTAGCAAACTCCGCCAGCTGCAAGTCCTCCGGCTGTATGAGAATGAGTTGCAGGACCTCCCAGAGGGGCTGCTAGACAGtcagcaggggctgctggagctcAGTCTCCAGAGGAACCGGCTCAGGGAACTGCCACCCATGCTCCTGAGGAGCCTGCCTCACCTGGAGACACTCCTTTTGGACAACAACCTCATCAAGCTTCTCCCACCTCAGGGCTTTTTTGGTTTAAACAAACTGAAGCTGCTGactctgggttcaaaccacatTACGGAGCTCTCCTGCTGCCTTTTTGACGTCATGCCACACCTGCGGGAACTGGATCTGGGCAGGAACAGTTTGGCTACACTTCCAGATGGCATCTTTGCCAACCTCACATCTCTTGGCAAACTCATCTTGTCTCACAACCAGCTAGCAGCCCTGCCAAGAGGAGCCTTCACTGGGCTCAGCAAGCTCTTGGACCTCCAACTGGACACAAATCAGCTCTCTGCTCTGGATGATGAGGTGTTTGCTTCTCTCCCAGATCTGAAAACCCTCAACCTTCGGAAGAACCAGCTGGTGAGTGTCCCGCGAGGGCTCCTGGACCCCCTGAAGAAGCTCAGTTCAGTGTATCTGAGTGGGAACCCATGGAGATGTGACTGCAACCTCTGCTACCTGCACAGCTGGATCCTGGGCAACAGGGAGAAAGTCAAATTGCCCACCCAAGTGTCATGCAAGAGTCCACCCCACCTGTCAGGGCAAGCAGTGACATCACTGAGGGATGACCAGTTAATTTGCCCAGCTACTCTGcctctttcagtttcttttaccCCATCTCTGCCAGTCACCTCCACATCATCACAAGGGTTGTCAACCTTGCTGTCACCTGGAGCCTTGCCCACTGCAGCACCAACCACACTGTCATTGGCAGCCTTTCCCATCATGGCACTTCCAACCATGCTGTCACCTGTGGCCACCTCTGCCACATTGCCAACCATGCCAAAGGAGGTCTTCTTCACCACTCCATCACCAGCCATGCCATCTAAGGCCTTCATTACCACCCCATCATCAGCTGTGCTGCCGAAGGTCTTCATCATCACCCCATCATCAACTGTGCTGCCCAAGTCCTCCATCACCACCCCATCATCAACCATGATGCCAAAGGCATCCATCACCACTCCATCatcagctgtgctgctgaaggCCTCCATCAACACACCATCAACAACTGTGCTGCCAAAAGCCTCCACTGCCATCCCATCATCAACCAATGTGCCCAAGCCCTCCATCACCACACCGTCATCAACCATGATGCCAAAAGCCTCCATCACCACCCCATCatcagctgtgctgctgaaggCCTCCATCACAACCCCACCACCAACTGTGCTGCCTGAGGCCTCCATCAACACACCATCACCAAATGTGCTGCCAAAGGCCTCCATTGCCACCCCATCATCAGCTGTGCTGCCCAAGGCTTCTATCACCACCCCGTTGCCAGCTGTGCCACAGGAGGCCTTCAGCCTGTGTCCAGCTGCAGCCTTCATAAGCCTACAGCCTCCTGGGGCCACCAGCCCAGAGCCTGCATTGTCCACTTTAGCTTCTGCCACTACACTGGTGCCAACCAGCCCACTGGCAGCCAGCACCAGAGAAGTTCCTCCTGCTCTTCTGGTGCCCACAGAGAGGCCAGCCACCATCCCACGGGGGACACCCAGCATCTCCTTTGTCTCAGCCCCCCCCAAGGCACTCTGGCCACCCCCCAGGGCTGCTGTGCCAGGCATGGTCCCACTGGCCTCAcactccccatcccaccatgctCCCATGCCAGACAGGGAGCAGGACCATGCCACCACATGGGGTTTGTCCACTGTTGGtgcccagcctgctcccagccctgcaaaCACCATCCTGCTCCCGACACCTCCCGTCCCCCCACTGCCAGACCATACGAGCCCCTGGTCggttcccccatccctggcccccaGCAGTCATCGTGCCTGGGGCTTTGCCCTGCGGTCCAGCCCGTGGCACTGCCGGGTGTCCCTGGCCCTGGGCCTGGCTGCGCTGGCGCTGCAGGCAGGCTGcatgctgctgtgggggaggctCGCCCTTCTCCTTCACCGAGCCACCCGCCGCCGGGGCAGCCCCGTGCCACCGGTGAGGCCGCTGACCCTCCAAGCCCTGGCTGCCCCCGGGCCCCCCGAGCAAGCCCAGGCACTGCTGTGA